ctctctgtctcgAGTTCTCCCTTTTAGTCAAGACTTGTCTTTTGAGTCTGactcataaatattaatacatcAACTTAATTTGAGAGCTCTACGCTTTATGAATGTCGATGAACTGCAATGAggtttatataaattgttcaTGCATTCTATTGCAATATTAATTGCTGGACTTGTCTATACCCTTTATAAAGTctatagaaaacaaatataaaggaaaatattaatttgatctACACAAATAAGATATGTcgcatacaataataaaaacgaacgGAAAGTGTCGGTACcaattaaaagattttaaggCGACCCAATATAAAATGTACAAGCAAGGATTCAGgatggtttttctttttgcagaACATAATAGATAAGCCGATTAtgcttatttcattattagtTTACAATTTGTTCTATCTATTtccattgatttttttatattctcatTCCAAATAATGTAAGATAGGAATCTCATAGTCGGGTAGTCTCACCAGTAATTCTGATACTTGGTTAACCTTCGTCTTCGAATTAATCAACACAAATTTTGTTGATTCACTAACTTTTTACGAGCGTAAATGGAGGGTAGTATTGTATAACTACAGCAGGATTGTCAAGGTTGCCAAACATGTGTCAGTCAGTTTATAGAACTAaggaaaattgtatttttatcataaatatgtaaacCAGATATGAGAGAATATCCCAAATTTTGATGGGTTGCTGTTAGCTTTGATTTTGTATGTATTGCTGGTCATCTATGTTAACTCTTGTTTATTTGGCACAAGCTCTAACGATATTTTTTCTTCGTATCTAGTTCACTCAattttctttcactttgtTGGCGTAATAAATCTGATCTGATCGTTATAGAGCTCAACATAGTTTTTGAGTTAATGTTGCATGATTTCCTCGTTTCTTGAGATACGTTATGGGCCCAACCCACGTTGCATAACTCAGCATGCTGGGATGCAAGACATAATTCCTCGATGTTCTTTCAACCTACACACGAAAGAAAGGTCTACATACGTGATCGTCAACATGTTGGCGGATGGAAGATGCAAGAGGTGATCACCTTTTGAAAAGGGGTTAATTTTGTAAACTTGTTTTGATACTCGACATTTTCCTAATAGCTGCTTTAGCCGTCGCGGTCGCCTCTAAAACATTTTCGACCAAGAGCTTTAGTCTCAGTTATTCCGTCCACTCTTTTATGTGaagttacaaattttaaaatatttcccaCTCGCACATTGTATGTAAATGCCGCAGACAGAGGTGGTACGCCAGTTTGGCAGACGTTAGGTATAGtatagttattgtatatacaattaGCCATTGTTTTTGGATTGCATTTGTTGTGCAATCATAAGTGTTGAGAGATTAACAAAAATAGACCAGAAGCAACGATAAAGGCGAATATTGATAATGTGTCTGCATTTAGTGGATCAGTGAATCACAAAAAGCTGTTAGTTCATCTTAAATGCAGCAGTCAGCCTTGTTAtgcgcaaaaaaaaggaagctCGTCAATTGACCTTACCAACTAATTTCCCGGGTGTGAACAGTTTTGAAAGCACTTGACATCAATTCTAGCTACACTGCAACAAATTCTCTGTATTCAAATACCAAAGTgtagataaataataaaaacaatgtcCCAACAACCACAATAATATCAACATTAccaacaataaattgaaataaaaatgtcactATTCAGCGACATCTTGCAAAAGAAACATCAAGAGCCACAGCATGCCAAATCCACAACTAAACCAACTTTACCCATTATCAATGAGCTGGTTATGGACTcagagttggagtcggagGCGGAAGAGTCCGACGATTACAGTCTCAACTTTGTTGCTGGCCTCCGGACGACAAACCAGCATTTGAACAGCACCAGCTTGAGTAACAGCATCACCAGCAGCTCACTGAACTCTCTGACATCCAGCTGCACAAAAGAGTCGAATACGACGATCAGTGAACAACCGTCAAATGCCAGCAAACACTTTGAGAACACATACAAGCTGCTCGGTAGGCATCTCGAGAGCAACTGCCTGCGCACTGCGGACAAGTTGCAGCAGCTAGACAAACTGCAAGCCGAAAGCAGCCTGGAGAGCAGCAGTCTGAGCAGCTTAACTAGCTTGAATAGCTCCTGTGCCGCCGCCTCGCTGTCGGCCATTGTCAATGGCACCGAGCCGGCTCCCACTCGTCTTGAACTCGAACTGGAGGCCGTTGAGCGCATGCGCGTCATAGTCCAGCAAATGAAGACAACGCCCAAAGAGTCACAATCAGTCAGTGCATCTGCACCACTCCTGGCACTGTTGCATGATTTCGCTGCCAAAGGACAACCAGCATATAATGCCAATCCCAACAACAGCACGCCCTGCACTCCTGCTCCAAGCCCCATTACGGGTGCTCTGCCTCCTGAGGGACCCAACTTCGAGCTGCCCCCAGGACTGCTGGAAACAGCTAGCTCCTGGGAGCTCATGTATTATGCATCCAAAAATGTCGATGGCAAGAATTGTCTTAAAGTTGTGCGCAGTCTCTTGACCAACAAAGGTAAGCAGCAACCTTAACAAAAACATTCCTAAGAAAAGCAAGAAAGCCTCAGTTGCATATGTTCGATTAAAAGAGAGAAGAATTTAAGTGTGACCAAATCTGTTAAGTGTAACTGCACCTGATTTCTGTATTGAAAAATCGTTGATTCAACTATTTAGACAGTCGGTGTCATTtgtatataatgaaataaataagtagCTTATTTCCTATAGAAATGTTGTAATATTTGAGATCCAATTTAATTGCGCTGTTAGGAACCctttaaaacatatatttggagttctttcaattaaagaataataattgaCTGAGTTTCTTTCATTCTGTTGCATTTGAGTTGAGAATCAACCATCAATCCAGAGGccacacttatattatcagGCCGATGGTGGTTCGATTGAAAGTCTTTTGCCAAATTATCATTATCAGCAAAGAGTGCAGTAAATGCGCTGCAAAAAAGCCCCTCGATGTAGGCTTTTAACGTATCTTATCGATTGTTGTTGAACTTTCCCGTCGTTTAATGTTTTCTCAAATCATTTTCTGTATttcgcttgtttgtttgtttgtttctctctGTTGTGGTAGACGTGTGTAGAAGCACGACAGCACATTTCTGTctagttttatatttgttaaatgttcggactttgtttttgtttttcataagGCACTTATTAGAACTCGGGCCGCTAAGTCTCGACGTTGCTTGCATTAATCATTGGCGGAGACTAATTCAATGATAAACTACTCaacatatttgatatatgaCCGAgattcttattcttatttttgaatattataattcttGAATATTTTCTGTTAACACTTTTTTTCCGTCATTGCTTGACGATAAATCGAAGATCCATGCAGTCACATTGCTAAGCACATAATCAGTCATACGAAGCACCTGCAAtcgcaattttttgtttaacactTAATAGCAAGCGTTTTGCATTAaccaacagcaataaaaattgcGAAGCCCTTCAACACAATCTTCTATTAGCAGTATACAAAAAGACATTAATGCGCTTTAACGGAcataattaagaaaatactATACCTTTGGTTCTGTTTGTTGCAAGTCGATGACATTTTCAAGTCGACTAtaaaaagcaagtaagaaatcttcagttgagtgtgctcgactgtgagctacccgatacccattttTATGAAACACAAAGCAGTGCGATAATATTcctaaaatgtacaaaaatatgtcGAAAAGCAATTAGTCCCAAAAGCGGTACttgtattttgaattataaaattatttcttatataacttAAAATTGGTATCTGATCACAAGCAAATTTATAGATagttattgtatgtacatatgtaggataaacttttttttatttttgagcgTGGAAGTGAGCgtagcaaaaatttaaaagaacctTGATCTGTGcgccaaaaaaccaaaaataattataattctttcttttgaagtctctgagatccaaaTGTTTTTATACGGGCAGTATTCAGAAAGTCTTTCTGTATCTGCTGACgcgttgatcaagaatatatattttttataggcTCGAAGATTGCCTTTCCTGCCATCggaaaattataatacccttcctCGAGTACCGGGTATACAAATTGAGTTTGTTAATGTTCCTGGGAAAACACAAACACCAGGAATAGACTGCTTTCAGACTTAATGATAATTGCATTTACACTTTTAGTCTAACCAAACAGAACGGAGAATAAATACGTAAACATATACCAAGTTCAGCTTAGATATACAAATCGCAACAACGtactaattgaattttcatgaTTTAATAGATCATTGACACGTGCTTGTTGTATAACCTATTTTACTATACTCGAACtgtttaaatgttatttatttgatcaTAAATTTGCCCAGTCTAAACTAAGATCGAGTGCTGAAATAAGTTTCGAATTTCTACCTgtaattttctatttgcatttatgaATAGGGTCTTGGAAAACTTTGTTAAAACAGGACAAACAGAAAATTTTCCTCTTTTCCAAGAATGGGATTTGAGATAAGGATTAGCTAGCGAAATCGTAAATTCAcgaatatttttctatttgtgATAGCTATGGTTAAAACCCAGATGTTTAACtactaaaacaaataattccATTTGATATACATTACATTTAGATTCTCATATCGTCATTATTTGCTTACTTGTTTGCGATTTGCGCACTCGTATACTTCTTCAAAATAGCGCGCTTAAATTTAACGCTGGCAAGTCTGTAAATATACacactctttcgctctctcatGGTTGCTTTTAACATTACAGTCTACTTATAACAGCGGCATAACAGAGCCATTGTGTACTCTCAATTATGTTGTTGTGGATGCCGTTTTTGGTGGTGGATtccaatacaacaacaaaacaacaaaatattcacTGTGAGCGTTGGCTTCTCGTGTATCTGTGTTAATCCGCAAAATTACACAATTCGTGCCAATTGTAAATGTGAAAAAAACTAgagaaaattgtcaaaatgtaattgagattcacatttatatatttttgtagtgaaaacccaaattaaaaaagagcgcgtacaaaacaaaacgtagCTAGCAAAAAATTGAACGACAAAACGACACTTTGCGTTTGTGTACGGTGAGCTGAGAGTGTATGCGTGTCTCCGCGTACAATCTTacttgtgtgcgtgtatgtgtgtgagtcaATCTTTCCGACTGCGTGCTCCGTCACGAGTTTGGAGCGCCGTTTGCCCTGCTGCCTTTAAACCTtagaattcaatttgcagcaaTATTTGTTGCGTTTGTTAACGTCTGGCAACCTTTGGACTGTCTACAGCCTTGTGGGTATTGCTAATACCAAAtgtgtttgttgtcgttgtgctgGCCAGTGAAGTGAAACGCCCGTGAAGTTCGGAACGTCAAAAAACTcgaccaaaaacaaaaaattaacaaaaaaaaacaagtctGCGAATATTTTCGACACGTGAGTTCCTCATTTGCGATCTTTGCTTGTTTTCCCCGTAGAATCTACAGCTGTGGTTGTTATTGCAGCTGCAGAAATACTTTTCACCGAAAAGTTTCCTTTCACTGAATCTCTCTTTTGGGAAAACGCCTTTTACTTCTGCTGCCTGCAGTTCGCAGTCATTTCGGTGCCTGCTGTCGCTTGCTTAGCTCAGTCCTCTGTCCTCTGCTGCGTCGGCCGTCGATTCTGCCAGTGTCAGTGtcaatgtgtttgttttgaagtggctttaaatttttgatcTGCGCTCACAGCTAAATTTATAAACTCGGAATACTCGTTTAGAAGTTCATACGagctgttttctgtttctttcCTGGTCGGAGCGAAGCCTCTcagttaaaaataagtttcaaacaaacaaaacgaatcgGTTTGTTGGACGAATCGATTTTGCGCAAGCTCAGCACTCGAAGAGGTGGTGGCAATTGAGAAGAGAGCTTCAGTAGAATATTATAAGAGAGAATAATTGTCGCGACAGATTCGGTTTTCAGTTTCTCTGGTGACTTCACACAATTCGCATTAATTTAGCGTTTAATTTAACTATTTGTTGCTGTCTGTGTTTTTGCGAATCATTCCAAACAcattaattgtaaaattcatGTGACTAATGTGAATATGACGactaacaaaaacaaacgataAACGATAGACCACCAAAGGGAAACTGCGAACCACCATTACCATCACTAACACCACCACAACGACCATCACacaatgaaaaacaaaacccaGTGCCTTGGACGAACATTTTACAATGAAATCTCTTAAAACATTATATAATACtgcgcaaaacaaaaaaatagaataaaattaaagaaatcgaaatatttataaaaagacGACACACAGGGAATGCAAGTAATGCAGAGTGACAAGGGATTTACTTTAATAGCATcgaaccaaaaacaaaaataacaaaaagtattttcgcCATGACGCACGTAAATAATGCAAGTGGAGACATACCTCCGGAGAGGGAGACGGAGGCAGATGAGCGGCAAGTAGCGCCAACTGCCGGCAGTACCATATATCGATTTTTGTCCACTGAGAGCATCAGCGGCTCCCCTCGAGAGGATGCTGTAGATGTTGTTAAGCCGACAGTCAATTGCTTAGAGCAATGCGATTATGCTGCATGCCAAACGAAAGCGTTGAGCAATTGGCCCGACGATTTTTGCATCATAGACAATGAACTTGAGTACGAGGATGAACTCGAGCTCTCAGCTGGTGgtagtacaacaacaacagcagtagcaactCCATCCAATGAATGCGGTCTGTTGGTCTTCGGGTTGGGTGAACGGGACCAGCAAAATGAACAATTGCTTATGGAAGGTATTTTGTAGTGATATATTCCAATGATCTATTGATCGACCATCTTAATAAATCGATGTCGATAATATAAACCTATGGATCACACATTACGTCGAATCGATAAGTCGCACACTACACGCACTTAGTTATCGATTACTTTGTTTTGATAGTAGTATTGGGTAGTTATTGAAGATgtgttttattgaattgcagttCTATGTGGTAATCGTGTCAGCCAAATGACTCGCGCTTACGATGACATTGAAGCTGTGACGCGTCTGCTCGAAGAGAAGGAAAAGGACTTGGAGCTGACTGTGCAAATTGGCAAGGAATTGCTAACTCAAAACAATGGACTTGAGGCGCGGGTTAGCGATCTGGAATTGGATCTGAAATCTGCCAACGACGATCGCGCTCAGCTCCTACATGAGCTACACAAAAAGAACGAACTGATATCGGTGCTAACCAACGATGCAGACGATGGCACAGATGCGGGTAAGTCTAGATTGTTAACTCACATTACAAATGAATAAAGATCCTAATTCAATACATATAGACACACCCACAATGTCCAAATCGATCACGCTGGATCTGTTGCAAAAGAAAGTGAACTCATTGTTggatgaaaacaaaacactaaAGAGCGAAGCCACACAGTTGGCGCATCAGACGGACGAAGTGGAGGAACACGAGCGACGACTGATGGCGGATATCAGTGCACAATTAAACGACGCGAACTCCCAATACGATAATATCAGTTTGGAGCTGGAACGGCAGCGCGAGGAGAATCGCTTGCAGCATGAGCAGATTGTCAGTTTAACGGCACGCCTGGCAGAGGCAGAGATGCGGCTGCATCAGCTCACGCAGGACAACGATGAGCACTTGTCGCTGCTGCACGTGAccaaagaaaatcaaaatgcatTGGCTCTCGAGTTGGTAGAGTTTAAGCAGCGCTATGAGGAAGTGCTTGCATTGCTGCACTCTGCCCAGGATCAGTTGAAGCAGCAGCGCAAGCGATCGCAACCGCAGGCGCGCAGCTCCTTCCTGGGCGGACTGGGCACTAATGGAGCGGCTGCCGCCGTCGCCGTAGAGTCTTTGCAGTCGGAACTGATGGAGTCTTCGCTGTACTCCGAGATTAGTCTGGATTCGGGCATATCGGGCGACAGCCAGCGCAGTGCAGATCGCATTAGTCGCATGATGTCACAGTTGCCAGGTGGCATGGGCATGGGAATGGGTATGACCACCAGCCTGGGATCGAGCAGTATCTATGGCCAGCCACCATATAAGCGTGCATTTGATACGGTGCGCTGCGCCACTAAATGCGGCAACTACATGGACAGTGGAAATGTGTCGATGACGCAACTGGGTGCAATGTCCATGAGCAGCTCATCGGGACCGCGAATGGCGTCGATGGCCTATCCCGCTGGATCTTATTATCGCGGAGCTagtggcggcagcagcaattcGCTGGGTCTTAAGACGCTTTCTAATGAAAGCCTCAACTCGCAGTCAGACGATGGCTATCCAGCACAACCATCTGGTGTGCCTGGCGCTCCAGGGGCTAAGGAGCTAGAGGCGGCTCTCAAACGCCTGACACCTGCCGAGGTGTTGGCTCGACGCGCTATGCTCTCCTATGCTCCAGCCGGCACTTATAACTATGATGAGCCCCATCAAGGGCGATGCGGCGGATCCGCTGCTCAGGCGGCCGCTGCAGGATTGGGCATGGGCATGAACTTGCCAATGGGCGTGCGCACACCGGACAGCATTATGTCAACGGGTTCAGGGTCTTCGGGTCTCACAACGCACCAGTGGCGTCTTCCAGAGAAACTGCAGATTGTAAAGCCTATGGAGGGATCACAAACGTTGCATCATTGGTCGCGCTTGGCGACTCCAACACTCAGCGGCCTCTTGGAGGAAAGACCTGGCGTCACCATACGTGGTGGTCGCGGTCTCGATGATCTGGGCATGCAGGTGTACACGCTATCTGATGTGGAGGAGGATGTCAGTGAGGAGCTGGGTCTCGGCAAGCAATTTGAAGCGCCTGGCTGTACCTATACGTATACTAATAGCATGGTAATGCATCCGGACGATGGCTTCGTCAACGATCTTTCATTTCTCTCCCAGTCGCAAGTATCCTCTCGCATGGCATCCACGTCAACATCAAGACAACCAAGGTGGGTTCCCATATTTTCCAGTGAATTCTTTTTTGTCATTACTGAATTTGTAAAATTGCAGTTGTCCCGCAACACCACGTGCTGGGATGTCACGGAAGAACTCCTGCTCGACGTTTTCAGTTAATTTGGGTCTGGCTGGCATGCTGAATGAACGCGGCATTAAGGCGGTGACGCCCAGTGCTCTCAACACTCCAGCTGGTCCAAATTACTCTCCGACAGTGACGCCCTGCAACAGTCCAGAAGGATCACCGCCTCGCGCTCAATCGCCTGAACCGTTATTTGGGTTGCTATCGTCTGGTGCCGATTTGATAAGACGCAAATTAGTTGGGTCCAACAGCTCTTCAGATGCGCAATTACATCGGAGCTTGagcaaacagcagcatcagcaaaagGTGATGCTATCGCAGCTGGAGCGAAGAGCTCTGCGTTCGCTGAATTTGATCGAGAAGGTGGAGAGCATCGGACTGGAGAACATAATCAGTGCACAGCGTGGACATGGACGTGGCAGCGGCATTGCGAATCGCAGCAGTTCGCCTCTGTCACAGTTGAGCAACAGTAGCTGCGACAGCCTACAGAGTTTACATactagcagcaacagcatcgtgGACGATATACACTTTGATCGCGCACAAATCAAAGGTGTTCTGCACCGAGGTCTTAAATCCCCTACACCCACTCCAGttacaacaaatgcaacacaGATGCCCAGTAGCAGCAGTGCCACAACGAGTGCCTACAACAGCGAGGATAGCGACGATCAGGGCATTGTGCTACAATTGAAACCCCgtgcaacatcaacaacaacgacaactccGGCAACACTGTCGAAACATTCAGCTGgaggagcagctgcagcagcaacggcaacaacagcaaacgggTCGGGCATGGGAACTGGAGTCTCTGCCGTCGCTACGGCCAGTGAAACACGCATCAAGCAAATGCAACGACAGAAGTCGCGACGTAATCTTAAAAATGGTATGGCTGCTCAGCGTCCCGATTTGGGTACCATTGGTGGTGCTAGTGGGGGCCGTGTACGTCCAGATCTTGGCAAGGTCTCAGATAGCAGTGGTACACCAAGTACGGCAACAGCGTCATCAATGACAGCCGCTAAGAGCAGTGATAATCTAGACTCGAGGGCGGCTTCTCAGAGCATTACTCAGTCATTTGTGGGGTTCGGTTAGTTCCTTGTTGTTTGGTCGTAAGGGCGGTTGGCTGTAAACGTAACATGTATACACCCCACAAACTCCTCACTCCCCATACACACactagtatatatttatatacatgtACTCACGTATGGATGCTAGGAAGACTCCTTAAAAGAGACAAGCGCGTCGGattatgatttcattttacagttttagtttattatacctatatttatataacaataacaaacaaaacacaaaagccacacgaaataataaaatgggTTCTATTTGTCACCGTCTCTGCTCCTGCTGCCGTCGTCGCCGTTGCAGTGACCACTTATTTGATGGACGACTTTTTGTCGCGATGGATGTTATGCAACACTGGCGACGTCCACTGTCTTAGTGTTTGTAGCTGtgatttgtaaatatttgtagtaaCATGTTAAATTTAGTagttaatattaatgaaacTTTCACTTGTTTTTTGCTTATACAACGGCGATTAACTTTAAGCTAACCAGAACACAAATAGCAACcaacccaacaaaaaaataatagttagTGCAAACTACAGTTAGTTCCAAAGCAGCTTTTTATTTACTCAACAACATTATCGTTATAATTATACTTACAACAAATACtgtttttgccaattttgtatttatttccatGTATGTTTACATAAAGGATACGAAACGAAGATAGCCTacgatatattttatttttctttaacaaatttttgtgtataaataaaaaaaatgtgcgatttaaaattatgtatataagaGATAAAAAGAAACTAGTGGATATGCAAAgattaacatatatttttttacacatGTATAGTTTACGTTTTTGCTTTCCACTTGCTACAATCTTCAaataacattttgaataatttaccCGCTTGCATTATTCTAAActgtatatttcgtatattttctttgggctttgtgtgtgcacacatATAAGGAAGAGAGTATCCCAAAATGTTTACTATTTGTTTCTAGTCTTGTTCAGTACTCATTTGGCTATACGACTTATTTGATGCATAGCTCCTAAATTGAGTGCCTAAGATATATCCATGCAAGCATCTGatcaaaaatcgaaatactaatttgttttttgaagattcaatatttttctaatCGATTTAAGTGTTAATTACCACCACTGTTGGCTAACATTACACAGTTTACACACATGTTAGTACACCTCTGTTAGCTAACTGCAGGAATTCAGATAACACGacataacaaatgcaatattattacaaatcaataatttaaaaaaaaattgtctttgcttttcttatagtaatttttgtttatcatttgaatttcattgaCTCAGATATcactcaatttaaaaaatatattaaaatcaagagcaacatatacatatattgacgAAATTCTACTCGCTTTGAGAATTTAAGTTTacaataccaaaataaaataagtaattatGTACACAAAGAGGAAACCGGCATTAAAGGAGTGTGCCACCCTcccccaaaaacaaacaaaaatgaaaatgtgaaagttattagttttaattattatcaatatatttatttacgtatgcaaaaataaagaaaaacatcgttaaatataaacttttatcAGTCTTGTCTggattattaaaaattttattttataagcaacttaaacaaaaataatgcaatttatttccaTAACTCGTTACTGGTGGAGTGTTAGATGTGTTTATCCATGATGGCGCGGGTCTCCGAGAAATACCAAGTAAAGCGTTTGAAAGGAAGTTTTATGTTTGTTAACCGTGTAAATGATTATTACCTACCATTGAACAAAATCATATTTTGGATTTTCTACAAAAcgtttaattttcatatatcgtttttatttcattgtaatgactaacattttaaaaaattacaattcaatattggataaattaattgtaagctttatatttttgtaatttctgcTTTATCTTcactataatttattaaatttgttatataaggtttgtttcatttttttcttcatgTTCATTTTCTCAATTTTCTTCGAAGtgttatttttcatttttttttaatatatataattttctgatgttgttttgcttgctcATTTTGTAGTATTGCAACTATTGCgggtattatttaaatgtatgtagtcattaatgtaaaaatttgtatgtacggtatttaatattgtatatgcTTTAATAAGTAATTTATATAGTTATCCAACTTGCAGCTTGGTATAGAACAGAAAAAGAAGTGCTAGCAAAAATGTAAAGGACGATAGgaccatttgcattttataaagCGTTCTTTACTT
This window of the Drosophila albomicans strain 15112-1751.03 chromosome 2L, ASM965048v2, whole genome shotgun sequence genome carries:
- the LOC117566009 gene encoding LOW QUALITY PROTEIN: trafficking kinesin-binding protein milt (The sequence of the model RefSeq protein was modified relative to this genomic sequence to represent the inferred CDS: deleted 1 base in 1 codon), yielding MSLFSDILQKKHQEPQHAKSTTKPTLPIINELVMDSELESEAEESDDYSLNFVAGLRTTNQHLNSTSLSNSITSSSLNSLTSSCTKESNTTISEQPSNASKHFENTYKLLGRHLESNCLRTADKLQQLDKLQAESSLESSSLSSLTSLNSSCAAASLSAIVNGTEPAPTRLELELEAVERMRVIVQQMKTTPKESQSVSASAPLLALLHDFAAKGQPAYNANPNNSTPCTPAPSPITGALPPEGPNFELPPGLLETASSWELMYYASKNVDGKNCLKVVRSLLTNKVLCGNRVSQMTRAYDDIEAVTRLLEEKEKDLELTVQIGKELLTQNNGLEARVSDLELDLKSANDDRAQLLHELHKKNELISVLTNDADDGTDADTPTMSKSITLDLLQKKVNSLLDENKTLKSEATQLAHQTDEVEEHERRLMADISAQLNDANSQYDNISLELERQREENRLQHEQIVSLTARLAEAEMRLHQLTQDNDEHLSLLHVTKENQNALALELVEFKQRYEEVLALLHSAQDQLKQQRKRSQPQARSSFLGGLGTNGAAAAVAVESLQSELMESSLYSEISLDSGISGDSQRSADRISRMMSQLPGGMGMGMGMTTSLGSSSIYGQPPYKRAFDTVRCATKCGNYMDSGNVSMTQLGAMSMSSSSGPRMASMAYPAGSYYRGASGGSSNSLGLKTLSNESLNSQSDDGYPAQPSGVPGAPGAKELEAALKRLTPAEVLARRAMLSYAPAGTYNYDEPHQGRCGGSAAQAAAAGLGMGMNLPMGVRTPDSIMSTGSGSSGLTTHQWRLPEKLQIVKPMEGSQTLHHWSRLATPTLSGLLEERPGVTIRGGRGLDDLGMQVYTLSDVEEDVSEELGLGKQFEAPGCTYTYTNSMVMHPDDGFVNDLSFLSQSQVSSRMASTSTSRQPSCPATPRAGMSRKNSCSTFSVNLGLAGMLNERGIKAVTPSALNTPAGPNYSPTVTPCNSPEGSPPRAQSPEPLFGLLSSGADLIRRKLVGSNSSSDAQLHRSLSKQQHQQKVMLSQLERRALRSLNLIEKVESIGLENIISAQRGHGRGSGIANRSSSPLSQLSNSSCDSLQSLHTSSNSIVDDIHFDRAQIKGVLHRGLKSPTPTPVTTNATQMPSSSSATTSAYNSEDSDDQGIVLQLKPRATSTTTTTPATLSKHSAGGAAAAATATTANGSGMGTGVSAVATASETRIKQMQRQKSRRNLKNGMAAQRPDLGTIGGASGGRVRPDLGKVSDSSGTPSTATASSMTAAKSSDNLDSRAASQSITQSFVGSVSSLLFGRKGGWL